The Streptomyces laurentii genome contains a region encoding:
- a CDS encoding dehydrogenase (Phytoene dehydrogenase and related proteins [Secondarymetabolites biosynthesis,transport, and catabolism];~Rossmann-fold NAD(P)(+)-binding proteins; cl09931;~dehydrogenase [Streptomyces sp. Mg1];~identified by MetaGeneAnnotator; putative) — protein sequence MTSMFDAVVVGAGPNGLTAAVELARRGFSVAVFEAKSTVGGGARTEELTLPGFRHDPCSAVHPLGIGSPVFGTMPLDRYGLEWLHPELPMAHPWDDGTAAVLARSVSETAASFGPRDAGAYRRLVTPYVHRFDSLVRDFMQLPSTALPRDPVTLARFGIDGLPPSTWLTRRFRDPKAPALLAGLVGHVIAPLDGFATSAVGLVFAAAAHAVGWPLPRGGSQSISDALAAYLKDLGGAVHTDFEVKRLDDLPPARAYVFDTSPTALARIAGLGASYDGYRYGAAAFKIDYALSGPVPWTAEAARRAGTVQVGPTAGEIGTALRQASSGTAPDTPFLITAQPSLVDPGRAPDGKHVFWAYGHVPHGWRGDLTDAIERQIERFAPGFRDLILARATAGPPELAERNANYIGGDIACGAARGLQLLLRPKLSLFPYSTPHPAVFLCSSATPPGPGVHGMSGHNAAKAVWRRLRTPGAAAAA from the coding sequence GTGACGTCGATGTTCGATGCCGTGGTCGTGGGGGCGGGGCCGAACGGGCTGACCGCCGCCGTCGAACTCGCCCGCCGGGGCTTCTCCGTGGCCGTTTTCGAGGCGAAGTCCACCGTGGGCGGCGGCGCCCGCACCGAGGAGCTGACGCTGCCCGGCTTCCGGCACGACCCCTGTTCCGCCGTGCACCCGCTGGGCATCGGCTCGCCCGTGTTCGGCACGATGCCGCTGGACCGGTACGGCCTGGAGTGGCTGCACCCCGAGCTGCCGATGGCCCACCCCTGGGACGACGGCACCGCGGCCGTCCTCGCCCGCTCCGTCTCCGAGACCGCCGCCTCCTTCGGGCCGCGCGACGCCGGCGCGTACCGGCGGCTCGTCACCCCGTACGTCCATCGCTTCGACAGCCTCGTCCGCGACTTCATGCAGCTGCCGTCCACCGCGCTGCCCCGCGATCCCGTCACCCTCGCCCGCTTCGGGATCGACGGACTGCCGCCGTCCACCTGGCTGACGCGCCGTTTCCGCGACCCGAAGGCGCCCGCCCTGCTCGCCGGGCTCGTCGGCCACGTCATCGCTCCGCTCGACGGCTTCGCCACCAGTGCCGTCGGGCTGGTCTTCGCGGCCGCCGCGCACGCGGTGGGCTGGCCGCTGCCCCGGGGCGGCTCCCAGTCGATCTCCGACGCCCTCGCCGCGTACCTGAAGGACCTCGGCGGTGCCGTGCACACCGACTTCGAGGTCAAGCGGCTCGACGACCTGCCGCCCGCGCGCGCGTACGTCTTCGACACCTCGCCCACCGCGCTCGCCCGGATCGCCGGGCTCGGCGCGTCCTACGACGGGTACCGGTACGGGGCCGCCGCGTTCAAGATCGACTACGCGCTGTCCGGGCCCGTGCCGTGGACCGCCGAGGCCGCCCGCCGGGCCGGCACCGTGCAGGTCGGCCCGACGGCGGGGGAGATCGGCACCGCCCTGCGCCAGGCCTCCTCCGGCACGGCCCCCGACACTCCGTTCCTCATCACCGCCCAGCCCAGCCTCGTCGACCCCGGCCGCGCCCCCGACGGCAAGCACGTCTTCTGGGCGTACGGACACGTCCCGCACGGCTGGCGCGGCGACCTCACCGACGCCATCGAGCGGCAGATCGAGCGCTTCGCGCCCGGGTTCCGCGACCTGATCCTGGCCCGCGCCACCGCTGGTCCGCCCGAACTGGCCGAGCGCAACGCCAACTACATCGGCGGCGACATCGCCTGCGGCGCGGCCCGCGGGCTCCAGCTGCTGCTGCGCCCCAAGCTGTCGCTGTTCCCCTACAGCACCCCGCACCCGGCGGTCTTCCTCTGTTCCTCCGCGACCCCGCCCGGCCCCGGCGTGCACGGTATGTCGGGTCACAACGCGGCCAAGGCGGTGTGGCGACGGCTGCGCACACCCGGAGCGGCCGCGGCGGCCTGA
- a CDS encoding acetyltransferase (Putative Acyltransferase (AT), Left-handed parallel beta-Helix (LbH) domain; This group is composed of mostly uncharacterized proteins containing an N-terminal helical subdomain followed by a LbH domain. The alignment contains 6 turns, each containing...; cd03360;~acetyltransferase [Streptomyces clavuligerus ATCC27064];~identified by MetaGeneAnnotator; putative;~putative CoA binding site [chemical binding];~putative trimer interface [polypeptide binding];~sugar O-acyltransferase, sialic acid O-acetyltransferase NeuD family; TIGR03570): MPHGFTEMRRTGPGDRRPVDLLIVGAGGMGRAIASLGARDEDEAGHRKWRVRGFVDDDPALRGSSVDGWPVLGGLETVARHPSAQVVVSVCHVDHHGARRRIVERLGLPAHRYATLVHRSAVVDPGCVIGHGAVIMPMVCVLPGAVIGDHVIVRPQTMMAADVSLRDYATIGAQVFLGRRSVVEEGAYVGAGAKIREYVRVGPRAVLGMGSLVLDSVPGHGIWAGNPLRFLRPAAAGPRPS, encoded by the coding sequence GTGCCGCACGGTTTCACGGAGATGAGGCGGACCGGCCCCGGCGACCGGCGCCCGGTCGACCTGCTGATCGTCGGGGCCGGCGGGATGGGCCGCGCGATCGCCTCGCTGGGGGCGCGGGACGAGGACGAGGCCGGACACCGGAAGTGGCGCGTGCGGGGCTTCGTCGACGACGACCCGGCTCTGCGCGGCTCCTCGGTCGACGGATGGCCGGTCCTCGGCGGCCTGGAGACCGTCGCGCGGCACCCCTCCGCGCAGGTGGTCGTCTCGGTCTGTCATGTGGACCACCACGGCGCGCGTCGGCGGATCGTCGAGCGGCTGGGTCTGCCGGCGCACCGCTACGCCACCCTCGTCCACCGCAGCGCGGTCGTCGATCCCGGCTGCGTGATCGGCCACGGCGCGGTGATCATGCCGATGGTGTGCGTCCTGCCGGGAGCCGTCATCGGCGACCACGTGATCGTGCGGCCCCAGACGATGATGGCGGCCGACGTGTCGCTGCGCGACTACGCCACCATCGGGGCCCAGGTGTTCCTCGGCCGCAGGTCCGTGGTGGAGGAGGGTGCGTACGTGGGGGCCGGCGCCAAGATCCGGGAGTACGTCCGGGTGGGCCCGCGGGCCGTGCTCGGCATGGGGTCCCTGGTCCTCGACTCCGTACCCGGGCACGGGATATGGGCCGGGAACCCGCTGCGGTTCCTGAGACCGGCCGCGGCCGGTCCGCGGCCTTCGTGA
- a CDS encoding translation initiation factor IF-2 (identified by MetaGeneAnnotator; putative;~translation initiation factor IF-2 [Streptomyces griseoflavus Tu4000]) — protein sequence MPRDRFTVVGRETACHIYEGDGVRPILEDEVRVKYRPTRVQFPEEIGGWRHAIEEEQQRNEALGLPHRWNNDRFAVERVVVTRTHLDEQPVVTVSLQDADYYDFLTTSLNLQRRQKNGLTLRQQYLEGEDPAHAPAWMNCSFGVNVAVETGKDGCMLFSRRSAHVAGPNSSRWNSSANEGLARQHDLTEDGRTVSLYAVARRALYEELAVHDTDRVELELLGFGLDLENHQWAGFFRAVLPDLDERTLRLRWTRGVTDKWEHDRFEFVPADPESVLGFLADEPPERWTPCAPALFYLALVRGAVQRADENPAARFDVETAEQRVMEARGL from the coding sequence ATGCCTCGAGACCGATTCACCGTCGTCGGACGGGAGACGGCCTGCCACATCTACGAGGGTGACGGGGTCCGTCCCATCCTGGAAGACGAAGTCCGTGTCAAGTACCGTCCCACGCGGGTGCAGTTCCCGGAGGAGATCGGCGGCTGGCGGCACGCCATCGAGGAGGAGCAGCAGCGGAACGAGGCGCTCGGGCTGCCGCATCGCTGGAACAACGACCGCTTCGCCGTCGAACGGGTGGTCGTGACCCGCACGCATCTCGACGAGCAGCCGGTGGTCACAGTCTCCCTCCAGGACGCCGACTACTACGACTTCCTCACCACGTCCCTCAACCTCCAGCGCCGGCAGAAGAACGGTCTGACGCTGCGCCAGCAGTATCTGGAGGGTGAGGATCCCGCCCACGCGCCCGCGTGGATGAACTGCAGCTTCGGCGTCAACGTGGCGGTGGAGACGGGCAAGGACGGGTGCATGCTGTTCTCGCGGCGCAGCGCCCATGTGGCCGGGCCCAACAGCTCGCGGTGGAACTCCTCGGCCAACGAGGGCCTGGCCCGTCAGCACGATCTCACGGAGGACGGCCGCACGGTCAGCCTGTACGCGGTGGCCCGCCGCGCCCTGTACGAGGAGCTCGCCGTCCACGACACCGACCGGGTGGAACTCGAACTCCTGGGCTTCGGCCTTGACTTGGAGAACCACCAGTGGGCCGGATTCTTCCGCGCCGTGCTGCCCGACCTGGACGAGCGGACACTGCGGCTGCGCTGGACCCGCGGGGTGACCGACAAGTGGGAGCACGACCGCTTCGAGTTCGTGCCCGCCGACCCGGAATCCGTACTCGGCTTCCTCGCCGACGAGCCGCCGGAGCGCTGGACCCCCTGCGCGCCCGCCCTCTTCTACCTCGCCCTGGTGCGCGGCGCGGTCCAGCGCGCGGACGAGAATCCGGCGGCGCGCTTCGACGTCGAGACCGCCGAGCAGCGGGTGATGGAGGCCCGCGGGCTGTGA
- a CDS encoding hypothetical protein (Macro domain, Appr-1'-pase_like family. The macro domain isa high-affinity ADP-ribose binding module found in a variety of proteins as a stand-alone domain or in combination with other domains like in histone macroH2A and some PARPs (poly ADP-ribose...; cd02908;~UPF0189 protein [Streptomyces pristinaespiralis ATCC25486];~identified by MetaGeneAnnotator; putative;~putative ADP-ribose binding site [chemical binding];~putative active site [active]): MSAQPADASAPTDAPTLVLVRGDITDQDADVLVNAANSSLLGGGGVDGAIHRRGGKAILDDCRRLRAGHYGRGLPTGQAVATTAGDLAARWVVHTVGPVYSRTEDRSALLASCYRESLRVADELGAGSVAFPAISTGVYGWPMDDGARIAVETVRAARPASVREVRFVLFDAPAYAAFEVALG, translated from the coding sequence ATGAGCGCACAGCCTGCCGATGCGTCCGCCCCCACGGATGCCCCCACCCTCGTCCTCGTCCGTGGCGACATCACCGACCAGGACGCCGACGTCCTCGTCAACGCTGCCAACTCCTCCCTCCTCGGCGGCGGGGGAGTGGACGGCGCGATACACCGGCGCGGCGGGAAGGCCATCCTGGACGACTGCCGCAGGCTCCGGGCGGGCCACTACGGACGCGGCCTGCCCACCGGTCAGGCCGTCGCGACCACCGCCGGAGACCTCGCCGCCCGCTGGGTCGTCCACACCGTCGGCCCCGTGTACAGCCGTACCGAGGACCGTTCCGCGCTCCTCGCCTCCTGCTACCGCGAATCCCTGCGCGTCGCCGACGAGTTGGGCGCCGGGTCGGTCGCGTTCCCGGCGATCTCGACCGGCGTCTACGGCTGGCCGATGGACGACGGCGCCCGGATCGCCGTCGAGACCGTTCGCGCGGCCCGTCCCGCTTCGGTCCGGGAGGTGCGCTTCGTCCTCTTCGACGCCCCCGCGTACGCCGCTTTCGAGGTCGCGCTGGGGTGA